From the bacterium genome, one window contains:
- a CDS encoding amidohydrolase family protein, with protein MRRKPMEIIDAHLHLTTAAMYRRQRDRASIIRAVARERARSRGQTFQERIAHLEGVTLAEQAQMWLDGFDKAGVSSGVFIAMGEAHDDLAEFVRLRPDRLYGCGSLMDPTHPDAARTVRQFPSMGIRALKLYAPAYRVALNDRLVYPVYEAAAECNLPIIIHFGITVGMFYDLTFANPLALSGPGREFPEITFIVAHFGAGFLRETLLLAYHTENICVDTSGTNNWRTFVPGEPSLEQVFRDTLRAFGPSRILLGTDSTYFSGYRQEIVEEQVAVLERLEPSDDKRALILAGNARRIFGITG; from the coding sequence ATGCGCCGGAAACCCATGGAGATCATTGACGCCCACCTGCACCTCACCACCGCCGCGATGTACAGGCGCCAGCGCGACCGGGCATCGATAATCCGCGCGGTCGCCCGGGAACGCGCCCGGTCCCGCGGCCAGACCTTCCAGGAGCGGATTGCCCATCTCGAAGGGGTCACGCTGGCCGAGCAGGCGCAGATGTGGCTGGACGGTTTCGACAAGGCGGGAGTCTCTTCTGGGGTCTTCATCGCCATGGGCGAGGCCCACGACGATCTGGCCGAGTTCGTCAGGCTGCGGCCTGATCGGCTCTACGGCTGCGGATCGCTCATGGACCCCACGCACCCGGACGCGGCGCGGACCGTGCGGCAGTTCCCCTCGATGGGGATCCGAGCGCTCAAGCTCTACGCGCCGGCCTACCGGGTGGCGCTCAACGACCGCTTGGTCTATCCGGTATACGAAGCGGCCGCCGAGTGCAACCTGCCGATCATCATCCACTTCGGCATCACGGTCGGGATGTTCTACGACCTGACCTTCGCCAATCCGCTGGCGCTGTCGGGCCCGGGCCGGGAGTTCCCGGAGATCACCTTCATCGTGGCTCACTTCGGCGCCGGCTTCCTGCGCGAGACGCTCCTGCTCGCCTACCACACCGAGAACATCTGCGTGGACACCTCCGGCACCAACAACTGGCGCACCTTCGTACCCGGCGAGCCGTCTCTCGAGCAGGTCTTCAGGGACACACTGCGAGCTTTCGGACCGTCGCGCATCCTGCTCGGCACCGACTCGACCTACTTCAGCGGATACCGGCAGGAGATCGTGGAGGAACAGGTGGCGGTCCTGGAGCGGCTCGAACCAAGCGATGATAAGCGGGCCCTGATCTTGGCCGGAAACGCTCGACGGATATTCGGCATCACGGGTTAA
- a CDS encoding amino acid ABC transporter ATP-binding protein, whose protein sequence is MLFVANGQPIIILEDVHKWFGKLHVLRGINLAVGAGEVVVVAGPSGSGKSTLIRCINRLEAHSQGRIVVDGTELTDDLRKVDAVRSEVGMVFQSFNLFPHLTALQNITLAPIQARRWPRGRAEKIARDLLLRVGIPEKADSHPSQLSGGQQQRVAIARALAMQPKIMLFDEPTSALDPEMIQEVLDVMRDLARGGMTMIVVSHEMGFAREVADRLVFMDEGTIVEEGAPEHFFTNPKEERTRIFLSKILHQ, encoded by the coding sequence TTGCTCTTTGTGGCGAATGGGCAGCCGATCATCATCCTGGAGGACGTCCACAAGTGGTTCGGGAAACTGCACGTCCTGCGCGGCATCAACCTGGCCGTGGGCGCGGGCGAGGTGGTCGTGGTTGCCGGACCATCGGGATCCGGGAAGTCCACCCTGATTCGCTGCATCAACCGCCTCGAAGCCCACAGCCAGGGACGCATCGTGGTAGACGGGACCGAGCTGACGGATGACCTGCGCAAAGTGGACGCCGTGCGCAGTGAGGTGGGCATGGTCTTCCAGTCGTTCAACCTGTTCCCACACTTGACGGCGCTGCAGAACATCACGCTGGCGCCCATCCAGGCGAGGAGGTGGCCGCGCGGACGGGCTGAGAAGATCGCCCGCGACCTGCTGCTCCGCGTCGGCATTCCGGAGAAGGCCGATTCCCATCCCTCACAGCTCTCGGGCGGCCAGCAGCAGCGGGTGGCCATCGCGCGGGCGCTGGCGATGCAGCCCAAGATCATGCTCTTCGACGAGCCCACCTCGGCGCTCGATCCGGAGATGATCCAGGAGGTGCTGGACGTCATGCGCGACCTGGCGCGGGGCGGGATGACGATGATCGTGGTCAGCCACGAGATGGGGTTCGCGCGCGAGGTCGCCGACCGACTGGTCTTCATGGACGAAGGCACAATCGTCGAAGAAGGCGCGCCCGAGCACTTCTTCACAAACCCAAAGGAGGAGCGCACCAGGATCTTCCTGTCCAAGATCCTGCACCAGTAG